The following proteins come from a genomic window of Streptomyces sp. GS7:
- a CDS encoding bifunctional MaoC family dehydratase N-terminal/OB-fold nucleic acid binding domain-containing protein, whose amino-acid sequence MAAQERAAFEKRLKSYEGRGAAASGAGRDPVNEPMIRHWCEAMGDAHPAYRGPGAVAPPTMLQAWTMGGLSGHQGRNTAHDELFALLDGAGCTSIVATDCEQEYLRPLRPGDAITFDAVIESVSGRKTTKLGTGYFVTTRMDVLANGEPAGTHRFRILKYAPAARRTQPAEGSGAAPGGGRGGPSKGKRPRPVVNRDNAGFWDGVAAGRLLIQRCGGCGVLRFPWLPGCNACGAAEWDTVEACGTGTVYSYVVMHHPPFPAFAEPDGAADAAGPYAVGLIELAEGVRMVSNVVGVPCDEVRVGMPVRLAFLTVDGEWELPVFRADPPGGSAGGGEG is encoded by the coding sequence GTGGCCGCGCAGGAGCGGGCCGCCTTCGAGAAGCGGCTGAAGTCCTACGAGGGCCGGGGCGCCGCCGCCTCCGGAGCGGGCCGGGACCCCGTCAACGAGCCGATGATCCGCCACTGGTGCGAGGCGATGGGGGACGCCCACCCCGCCTACCGTGGGCCCGGCGCCGTCGCCCCGCCGACCATGCTCCAGGCGTGGACGATGGGCGGGCTCTCCGGGCACCAGGGGCGCAACACGGCGCACGACGAGCTGTTCGCGCTGCTCGACGGTGCCGGCTGCACCTCGATCGTCGCCACCGACTGCGAGCAGGAGTACCTCCGTCCGCTGCGCCCCGGGGACGCGATCACCTTCGACGCGGTGATCGAGTCGGTCTCGGGGCGCAAGACCACGAAGCTGGGCACCGGCTACTTCGTCACGACCCGGATGGACGTGCTCGCGAACGGCGAACCGGCCGGGACGCACCGCTTCCGCATCCTCAAGTACGCCCCGGCGGCGCGGCGTACGCAGCCTGCCGAGGGGTCCGGGGCGGCGCCCGGGGGCGGCCGGGGCGGGCCGTCCAAGGGGAAGCGTCCGCGGCCGGTCGTCAACCGGGACAACGCCGGGTTCTGGGACGGGGTCGCCGCCGGCAGGCTGCTGATCCAGCGCTGCGGCGGCTGCGGGGTGCTGCGGTTCCCCTGGCTGCCCGGGTGCAACGCCTGCGGCGCGGCGGAGTGGGACACGGTCGAGGCGTGCGGCACCGGCACCGTCTACTCGTACGTGGTGATGCACCATCCGCCCTTCCCCGCCTTCGCGGAACCTGATGGTGCCGCTGACGCGGCGGGGCCGTACGCGGTGGGGCTGATCGAGCTGGCGGAGGGCGTGCGGATGGTCAGCAACGTCGTCGGGGTGCCCTGCGACGAGGTGCGCGTCGGGATGCCCGTGCGGCTCGCGTTCCTGACGGTGGACGGGGAGTGGGAGCTGCCGGTGTTCCGGGCGGACCCGCCCGGGGGGAGCGCCGGGGGAGGCGAGGGCTGA